In a single window of the Jaculus jaculus isolate mJacJac1 chromosome 9, mJacJac1.mat.Y.cur, whole genome shotgun sequence genome:
- the LOC101602395 gene encoding keratin-associated protein 1-3-like, whose protein sequence is MACCATSFCGFPTCSTGGTCGSSCCQPSCCQSSCCQPSCSQSSCCQPSCSQSSCCQPSCCQPSCCQPSCCQSSCGTGCGIGGGIGYSQDGGSGAVSCRIRWSRPDCRVEGTSLPPCCVASSTPPTCCQLHHAQASCCRPSYCGQSCCRPACCCQPTCCQTTCCEPSC, encoded by the coding sequence ATGGCCTGCTGCGCTACCAGCTTCTGTGGGTTCCCCACCTGCTCCACGGGTGGCACCTgtggctccagctgctgccagccaagctgctgccagtccagctgctgccAGCCAAGCTGCTCCCAGTCCAGCTGCTGCCAGCCAAGCTGCTCCCAGTCCAGCTGCTGCCAGCCAAGCTGCTGCCAGCCAAGCTGCTGCCAGCCAAgctgctgccagtccagctgtGGAACTGGCTGTGGCATTGGGGGTGGCATCGGCTACAGCCAGGATGGTGGCAGCGGAGCCGTGAGCTGCCGCATCAGATGGAGCCGCCCAGACTGCCGCGTCGAGGGCACCAGCCTGCCCCCCTGCTGCGTGGCGAGCAGCACACCCCCAACCTGCTGCCAGCTGCACCATGCCCAGGCCTCCTGCTGCCGCCCGTCCTACTGTGGGCAGTCCTGCTGCCGCCCAGCCTGCTGCTGCCAGCCCACCTGCTGCCAGACCACCTGCTGTGAGCCCAGCTGTTGA
- the LOC101602101 gene encoding keratin-associated protein 2-1-like codes for MTGSCCGSFSSQSCGGCCQPCCCRDPCCCRPVSCQTTVCRPVTCVPHCTRPICEPCRRPVCCDPCSLQQGCCRPITCCPSSCTAVVCRPCCWTSTSCQPISVQAPCCRPPCCQPAPCRTVCRSSPCNTCC; via the coding sequence atgaccggctcctGCTGCGGCTCCTTCTCCTCCCAGAGCTGCGGAGGCTGCTGCCAGCCCTGCTGCTGCCGCGACCCCTGCTGCTGCCGCCCGGTGTCCTGCCAGACCACGGTGTGCCGCCCCGTCACCTGCGTGCCCCACTGCACGCGCCCCATCTGCGAGCCCTGCCGCCGCCCCGTCTGCTGCGACCCCTGCAGCCTGCAGCAGGGCTGCTGCCGCCCCATCACCTGCTGCCCCTCCTCCTGCACCGCCGTGGTGTGCAGGCCCTGCTGCTGGACCTCCACCAGCTGCCAGCCCATCTCCGTGCAGGCGCCCTGCTGCAGGCCACCCTGCTGCCAGCCTGCTCCCTGCCGCACCGTCTGCAGGTCCTCCCCCTGCAACACGTGCTGCTGA
- the LOC123453205 gene encoding keratin-associated protein 2-1-like, which yields MTGSCCGSFSSQSCGGCCQPCCCRDPCCCRPVSCQTTVCRPVTCVPHCTRPICEPCRRPVCCDPCSLQQGCCRPITCCPSSCTAVVCRPCCWTSTSCQPISVQAPCCRPPCCQPAPCRTVCRSSPCNTCC from the coding sequence atgaccggctcctGCTGCGGCTCCTTCTCCTCCCAGAGCTGCGGAGGCTGCTGCCAGCCCTGCTGCTGCCGCGACCCCTGCTGCTGCCGCCCGGTGTCCTGCCAGACCACGGTATGCCGCCCCGTCACCTGCGTGCCCCACTGCACGCGCCCCATCTGCGAGCCCTGCCGCCGCCCCGTCTGCTGCGACCCCTGCAGCCTGCAGCAGGGCTGCTGCCGCCCCATCACCTGCTGCCCCTCCTCCTGCACCGCCGTGGTGTGCAGGCCCTGCTGCTGGACCTCCACCAGCTGCCAGCCCATCTCCGTGCAGGCGCCCTGCTGCAGGCCACCCTGCTGCCAGCCTGCTCCCTGCCGCACCGTCTGCAGGTCCTCCCCCTGCAACACTTGCTGCTGA